A genomic window from Silene latifolia isolate original U9 population chromosome Y, ASM4854445v1, whole genome shotgun sequence includes:
- the LOC141631020 gene encoding uncharacterized protein LOC141631020 produces the protein MKGVMRFGKRGKLSQKYIGPYDILDRVGEVAYRLALPPALEKVHNVFHVSHLRKYVSDPTHVLAAETVEIDENLSYVEVAKEILDSKVRKTRNSEIALVKVLWSNHNVEEATWEAEAEIKEKYPHLFA, from the coding sequence ATGAAGGGAGTGATGCGGTTTGGCAAGAGagggaagctgagtcagaagtacaTTGGGCCTTATGATATTTTAGATAGAGTTGGTGAAGTGGCATATCGTCTTGCGCTACCACCAGCCTTGGAAAAAGTtcataatgtttttcatgtttcacaTCTGAgaaaatatgtgagtgatcctactcATGTTTTAGCAGCTGAGACAGTTGAGATAGATGAGAACTTATCTTATGTGGAGGTGGCTAAGGAGATTTTGGATAGCAAGGTAAGAAAGACTAGAAATAGTGAGATTGCATTGGTGAAagttttatggtctaatcataatgtagaggaagctacttgggaagcTGAAGCTGAGATAAAAGAGAAGTATCCTCATTTATTTGCTTAA
- the LOC141631019 gene encoding uncharacterized protein LOC141631019: MRQRRWIELIGEYDMEIVYHEGNANVVADALSKKSIHALCSAMSRVKLEDELEKMGICVIRNEDSVGDLTIEPELYAEIREWQKGDPRVEKWRTTVVEGVTSRFAMEKGNNMICVIVDRLTKTTYFIPMNDTWSKAELAKDYVRYIVKLHGIPKDILSDRDSRFISKFW; encoded by the exons ATGAGGCAGAGGAGATGGATAGAGTTGATTGGAGAATATGATATGGAGATAGTTTACCATGAAGGAAACGCTAATGTGGTGGCAGATGCTTTAAGTAAGAAGTCTATTCATGCTTTGTGTTCAGCTATGTCACGTGTGAAGTTGGAAGATGAGTTAGAGAAAATGGGGATTTGTGTAATAAGAAATGAGGATTCAGTTGGGGATTTGACTattgagccagagttgtatgctGAGATTAGAGAATGGCAGAAAGGAGACCCGAGAGTAGAGAAGTGGCGCACGACTGTGGTGGAGGGTGTGACATCACGCTTTGCCATGGAG AAGGGCAATAATATGATTTGCGTGATAGTAGATCGTCTGACAAAGACAACATACTTTATTCCTATGAATgatacttggagtaaggctgAGTTGGCTAAGGATTATGTGAGATATATTGTGAAGTTGCATGGGATTCCAAAAGATATTCTTTCTGATCGTGATTCAAGGTTTATTTCTAAGTTCTGGTAA